One Chryseobacterium sp. StRB126 genomic region harbors:
- a CDS encoding MFS transporter, producing MQERSLSSKLKYIFSIPVIISALGYFVDIYDLLLFGIVRIPSLKALGLNPDADGTFILNCQMVGLLIGGVFWGIFGDKKGRLSVLFGSILVYSLANIACGFLPYFPKEHLVYQYAALRFIAGIGLAGELGAGITLVSESLPKNLRAIGTSVVAGFGLMGAVVAQLTVELAGGWNTSYIIGGIMGILLLLLRISVSESGIYKNIEHKNVSKGNFLSFFTNKDRLIRYLKCIAVGLPTWYCIGILAVLANQFAPEFGIKDISPGKAIMWAYLGISVGDLASGFISHALKSRKMAIFYMLLFTLVGIGIMLFGNTNTETKYYIFCVWLGLGTGYWAMFVTLAAEQFGTNIRNTATTTVPNMVRGLVPVMILAFDFLKGSFSVIESAAFVGAVVFGLAFYSSLTISETHNKDLEFTE from the coding sequence ATGCAAGAACGATCACTGTCTTCAAAACTGAAATACATTTTCTCTATTCCTGTTATTATTTCTGCCCTGGGCTATTTCGTAGATATCTATGACCTTCTCCTGTTCGGGATCGTAAGGATTCCCAGTTTAAAAGCATTAGGCCTTAATCCGGATGCTGATGGAACTTTTATCCTGAACTGTCAGATGGTAGGGCTTCTTATTGGCGGAGTATTCTGGGGAATCTTCGGAGATAAAAAAGGAAGACTTTCTGTACTCTTTGGCTCTATTCTGGTGTATTCTCTGGCAAATATTGCCTGTGGTTTTTTACCTTATTTCCCAAAAGAGCATTTAGTGTATCAATATGCCGCTTTAAGGTTTATTGCGGGAATAGGTCTTGCCGGAGAGCTTGGAGCTGGAATTACGCTGGTTTCTGAAAGTCTGCCGAAGAATTTAAGAGCAATTGGCACCTCAGTAGTTGCAGGTTTTGGATTGATGGGTGCTGTTGTGGCCCAATTAACTGTAGAATTAGCCGGAGGATGGAATACTTCCTACATCATTGGCGGAATAATGGGAATTCTTTTATTGCTGCTGAGAATAAGCGTTTCGGAATCCGGGATTTATAAGAATATTGAACATAAAAATGTCTCCAAAGGAAATTTCCTATCGTTTTTTACGAATAAAGACAGATTGATACGATACTTAAAATGTATTGCTGTGGGATTACCTACCTGGTATTGTATAGGGATTCTGGCTGTTTTAGCTAATCAATTTGCCCCTGAGTTCGGGATTAAAGACATCAGCCCCGGAAAGGCAATTATGTGGGCTTATTTAGGGATTTCTGTGGGAGATCTGGCGAGTGGTTTTATTTCACATGCTTTGAAGTCACGTAAAATGGCCATATTCTACATGTTGCTTTTCACTCTGGTCGGAATTGGGATCATGTTATTTGGAAATACCAATACGGAGACAAAATATTATATATTCTGTGTGTGGCTAGGTTTGGGTACGGGATATTGGGCGATGTTCGTTACCCTTGCAGCAGAACAGTTTGGAACTAATATCAGAAATACAGCTACCACTACAGTTCCCAATATGGTAAGAGGATTGGTTCCTGTAATGATTCTGGCTTTCGATTTCCTTAAAGGAAGTTTTTCAGTAATAGAAAGTGCTGCATTTGTAGGTGCTGTGGTATTTGGATTGGCATTCTATTCTTCACTGACGATTTCAGAAACCCATAATAAAGACCTGGAGTTTACGGAGTAG
- a CDS encoding YeiH family protein translates to MKDFILNERTRKVIFIGLAVLCLTPFISSPIALALGFTLVVFIGNPFEKHLHQYIHLLLQISIVGLGFGLKLDEALHAGKTGLMLTVVSIISVMVLGYFLGKIFKLERPLSYLLSAGTAICGGSAIAAVSPIIKPSTKQISLALAIVFTLNSIALFVYPAIGHLLNLSQEQFGLWCAVGIHDTSSVVGAASKYGNEALKIATTVKLARALWIIPVSLITMFIFKSKDSKIKIPWFIGYFILAILLNTYFPFMDQFSTAITSFAKSGLNLTLFFIGSTLSIQTLKTIGFKPLLTAVLLWVTISIGSLLYIIQ, encoded by the coding sequence ATGAAAGATTTCATTCTCAATGAAAGAACACGAAAAGTAATTTTTATTGGACTGGCAGTTTTATGTCTTACTCCATTCATTTCTTCTCCCATTGCCCTGGCATTAGGTTTTACCCTGGTAGTCTTTATCGGAAATCCATTTGAAAAGCATTTACATCAATATATTCATCTGCTGTTGCAGATTTCAATTGTAGGATTAGGTTTTGGATTAAAGCTGGATGAAGCGCTTCATGCAGGAAAAACAGGATTAATGCTCACTGTTGTAAGTATTATCAGTGTAATGGTTCTTGGATATTTTTTAGGAAAGATCTTTAAACTCGAAAGACCATTATCCTATCTTCTTTCTGCCGGAACTGCTATTTGCGGTGGAAGTGCTATTGCAGCAGTTTCTCCTATCATCAAACCCAGCACAAAACAAATTTCTCTAGCATTAGCAATTGTTTTTACATTAAACTCTATTGCATTGTTCGTTTATCCGGCTATCGGTCACCTTTTGAATCTGTCACAGGAGCAGTTTGGGTTATGGTGCGCGGTTGGAATTCATGATACAAGTTCAGTGGTAGGAGCAGCCAGTAAATATGGTAATGAAGCTTTAAAAATTGCAACTACTGTTAAATTAGCCCGTGCTTTATGGATCATCCCAGTTTCTCTAATAACCATGTTCATTTTTAAAAGCAAGGATTCAAAAATTAAAATCCCTTGGTTTATCGGGTATTTCATTCTGGCCATTCTGCTGAACACTTATTTTCCTTTTATGGATCAATTTAGCACTGCCATTACTTCATTTGCTAAATCCGGACTGAATTTGACTTTATTTTTTATTGGTTCTACCCTTTCCATCCAAACTTTAAAAACAATAGGTTTTAAACCCTTGCTCACCGCTGTATTGCTTTGGGTTACCATCAGTATCGGAAGCCTCTTATATATTATTCAATAA
- a CDS encoding LysR substrate-binding domain-containing protein, protein MFDYRLKVFHTVASRLSFTKASEELHISQPAVTKHIKEIEVQLSTKLFDRKGTSIQLTQSGKILYEYAEKIRNIYRDLEFEISQINQQHKGKLIIGASTTVAQYILPEILAKFNAYYKDIKIELLTGNTEAISSLLKDEKIDLGIIEGESQSSYFDYKTFKPDEIVLAAKSDHALAHKTLNIKDLYQLNLIFREQGSGTLEFIQNRLKEKDINIHELNTVIQLGSSESIKNYLLHSDCMAFLSISTILNELKNNILTVIDIKNFSIERDFHFILPKGEQSELIELFLRFAE, encoded by the coding sequence ATGTTCGATTACAGGCTAAAAGTTTTCCATACGGTGGCTTCCAGATTGAGTTTTACTAAAGCTTCTGAGGAGCTTCATATTTCGCAGCCGGCAGTTACCAAACACATCAAAGAAATTGAAGTGCAGCTGAGCACTAAGTTATTTGACAGAAAAGGAACCTCCATACAACTGACACAAAGTGGGAAAATCCTCTATGAGTATGCCGAAAAGATCAGAAATATCTATCGTGATCTGGAATTTGAGATCAGTCAGATTAATCAGCAACACAAGGGAAAACTTATTATTGGGGCCAGCACCACCGTTGCCCAATATATTTTACCTGAAATCTTAGCCAAGTTCAATGCTTATTATAAAGACATTAAAATTGAGCTTCTTACAGGGAATACTGAAGCCATTTCATCTCTTTTAAAAGATGAAAAGATTGATTTGGGTATTATTGAAGGAGAATCACAGTCTTCTTATTTCGATTACAAAACTTTTAAACCTGATGAAATTGTTCTGGCAGCTAAATCAGATCATGCTTTGGCACACAAAACGCTCAATATAAAAGACCTGTATCAGCTTAACCTTATTTTCCGTGAACAAGGTTCCGGAACTCTTGAGTTTATACAAAACCGATTAAAGGAAAAAGACATTAATATTCATGAACTGAATACCGTCATCCAACTGGGAAGCAGTGAAAGTATCAAAAACTACCTGCTTCATTCGGATTGTATGGCCTTTCTTTCCATCAGCACCATTTTAAATGAACTGAAAAATAACATTCTTACTGTTATTGACATTAAAAACTTCAGCATTGAAAGAGATTTTCATTTTATCCTTCCCAAAGGAGAACAATCTGAGCTGATAGAGCTATTTTTAAGGTTTGCAGAGTAG
- a CDS encoding voltage-gated chloride channel family protein, producing MSKNQRTLCQKAIFHAQFFFRKFPAIPYIFKWLVISIIIGALIGSASAGFLQSLEWATNFRETHLWLIALLPVAGFFIGLLYYYWGKDVEAGNNLLIDNIHDPKGIIPFKMAPFVYLGTIATHFFGGSAGREGTALQMAAAIADQLSKPFKLDRNERKILIISAIAAGFGSVFGTPLAGAVFGLEVFLIGRIRYNAIFPAFASAILADWATNLWNVKHTHYHIDFIPKLEFLPILYSILAGIAFGICAAAFSKIIHWAGSIFKSKIKYPPLRPVVGGTIIALAVLFMGTTRYIGLGIPVIVESFEKQLPLYDFALKMAFTIITLSAGFKGGEVTPLFFIGATLGSALSLFIPLPFGVLAGMGFVAVFAGATNTPLACILMGIELFGAECGVYIAIACVVSYLLSGHNSIYTKQKIGEAKNRRYESQQDRSVSDFL from the coding sequence ATGTCAAAAAATCAACGAACCCTTTGTCAAAAAGCAATTTTTCACGCACAATTTTTCTTCAGAAAATTTCCGGCGATTCCTTATATTTTTAAATGGCTGGTCATCAGTATTATTATTGGAGCTTTGATAGGAAGTGCTTCTGCGGGATTTCTACAATCATTGGAATGGGCTACTAATTTCAGAGAAACTCATCTATGGTTGATTGCTTTACTTCCTGTTGCCGGTTTTTTTATTGGGCTGCTGTATTATTATTGGGGAAAGGATGTGGAAGCAGGAAATAATCTTTTGATTGACAATATTCATGATCCAAAAGGAATTATTCCGTTCAAAATGGCCCCTTTTGTTTATCTGGGAACCATTGCTACTCATTTTTTTGGAGGTTCAGCTGGCCGTGAAGGAACAGCTCTTCAGATGGCGGCGGCTATTGCAGATCAGCTTAGTAAACCTTTTAAACTTGATAGGAATGAAAGAAAAATATTGATCATCTCCGCCATTGCTGCAGGATTTGGCTCTGTTTTCGGAACTCCTTTAGCTGGAGCTGTTTTCGGACTTGAAGTTTTTCTGATCGGAAGAATACGTTACAATGCCATATTTCCGGCTTTTGCATCAGCTATACTTGCCGATTGGGCTACTAACCTATGGAATGTAAAACATACTCATTATCATATTGATTTTATCCCAAAACTAGAGTTTTTACCAATTCTGTATAGCATCTTAGCCGGTATTGCTTTTGGAATCTGTGCGGCAGCTTTCAGTAAAATCATTCATTGGGCCGGTTCTATTTTTAAATCAAAAATTAAATATCCGCCACTTCGTCCCGTTGTTGGAGGAACTATTATCGCTTTGGCGGTTTTATTTATGGGCACAACAAGATATATCGGTCTTGGAATTCCTGTTATTGTTGAATCTTTTGAAAAACAGCTTCCCTTATATGATTTTGCTCTAAAAATGGCTTTTACCATCATTACTCTTTCAGCGGGATTTAAAGGTGGTGAAGTGACACCCTTATTCTTTATCGGGGCTACACTGGGAAGTGCCTTATCTCTATTTATCCCATTGCCATTTGGGGTATTGGCAGGAATGGGGTTTGTTGCCGTATTTGCAGGAGCAACCAATACACCATTAGCCTGTATACTGATGGGTATTGAATTATTTGGAGCTGAATGTGGTGTTTATATTGCCATTGCCTGTGTTGTTTCTTATCTTCTTTCGGGACACAACAGTATTTACACTAAACAAAAAATTGGAGAGGCTAAAAACAGGAGGTATGAAAGCCAGCAGGATAGATCTGTATCAGATTTTTTATAA